The following proteins are co-located in the Myroides profundi genome:
- a CDS encoding cold-shock protein, whose translation MHTGVIKFFNEDKGFGFITNEATKQDIFVHITGLKTKSINQGDRVSYTEEKGKKGLIAVDVEVIGN comes from the coding sequence ATGCATACAGGCGTAATTAAGTTCTTCAATGAAGACAAAGGATTTGGCTTTATCACAAATGAAGCTACTAAACAAGACATTTTTGTTCACATCACAGGTTTAAAAACTAAAAGCATTAACCAAGGTGACCGCGTTTCTTATACTGAAGAAAAAGGTAAAAAAGGTTTAATCGCTGTAGATGTAGAAGTGATAGGAAATTAA
- the accC gene encoding acetyl-CoA carboxylase biotin carboxylase subunit codes for MFKKILIANRGEIALRVIRTCKEMGIKTVAVYSTADADSLHVRFADEAVCIGPAPSNLSYLKISNIIAAAEITNADAIHPGYGFLSENAKFSKICQEHGVKFIGAGPEMIEKMGDKATAKETMKLAGVPTVPGSDGLLESLEHAKKTAKAIGYPVMMKATAGGGGKGMREILKEEELDRAWESARQEASAAFGNDGMYMEKLILDPRHIEIQVVGDSYGKACHLSERDCSIQRRHQKLTEETPSPFMTDELRQKMGEAAVKAAEFIKYEGAGTIEFLVDRDRNFYFMEMNTRIQVEHPITEQVIDYDLIREQILVAAGTPISGKNYLPKMHSIECRINAEDPFNDFRPSPGKITTLHTPGGHGVRLDTHVYSGYSIPPNYDSMIAKLITTAQTREEAINKMRRALDEFVIEGIKTTIPFHRQLMDDPNYIAGNYTTAFMESFTMKPLED; via the coding sequence ATGTTTAAAAAAATATTAATCGCTAATAGAGGTGAAATTGCCTTACGTGTTATTAGAACATGTAAAGAAATGGGCATTAAAACTGTAGCAGTTTACTCTACTGCGGATGCAGATAGTTTACACGTTCGTTTTGCGGATGAAGCTGTTTGTATTGGACCTGCTCCAAGTAACTTATCGTATTTAAAGATTTCAAACATAATAGCTGCTGCTGAAATTACAAATGCAGATGCTATACACCCTGGTTACGGTTTCTTATCAGAAAACGCTAAATTTTCTAAAATCTGTCAAGAGCACGGTGTGAAGTTCATCGGTGCTGGACCAGAGATGATTGAAAAAATGGGAGATAAAGCTACAGCTAAGGAAACAATGAAATTAGCTGGAGTACCTACTGTACCTGGTTCTGACGGATTATTAGAATCATTAGAACACGCTAAAAAAACAGCTAAAGCTATCGGTTACCCAGTAATGATGAAAGCTACTGCTGGTGGTGGTGGTAAAGGTATGCGTGAAATCTTGAAAGAAGAAGAGCTAGATAGAGCATGGGAAAGTGCACGTCAAGAAGCTTCTGCAGCTTTCGGTAACGATGGTATGTACATGGAGAAACTAATCCTTGACCCACGTCACATCGAGATCCAAGTAGTAGGAGACTCTTACGGTAAAGCATGTCACCTTTCTGAGCGTGACTGTTCTATCCAAAGACGTCACCAAAAATTAACAGAAGAAACACCTTCTCCATTCATGACAGATGAATTGAGACAAAAAATGGGTGAAGCTGCTGTAAAAGCTGCTGAATTCATTAAATATGAAGGTGCTGGTACTATCGAATTCTTAGTAGACAGAGACAGAAACTTCTACTTCATGGAAATGAATACTCGTATCCAAGTGGAACACCCTATCACTGAACAGGTAATCGATTATGACTTAATCAGAGAGCAAATTTTAGTTGCAGCAGGTACACCAATTTCTGGTAAAAACTACTTGCCTAAAATGCACTCAATAGAATGTCGTATCAATGCAGAGGATCCATTCAATGACTTCCGCCCATCTCCAGGGAAGATTACAACTCTTCACACACCTGGTGGACACGGTGTACGTCTAGACACTCACGTGTACTCTGGATACTCTATTCCTCCGAACTATGACTCTATGATCGCTAAGTTAATTACAACTGCTCAAACAAGAGAAGAGGCAATTAACAAGATGAGAAGAGCATTAGACGAATTCGTAATCGAAGGAATCAAAACGACTATTCCATTCCATAGACAATTAATGGATGATCCAAACTATATCGCTGGTAACTATACAACAGCATTTATGGAAAGTTTCACAATGAAACCTTTAGAGGATTAA
- the accB gene encoding acetyl-CoA carboxylase biotin carboxyl carrier protein, producing the protein MDIREIQNLIKFVAKSGATEVKLEMDDFKITIKTTETGNTETTYIQQVPVASALTQAPVAQQAAAPAAPAAAATETATSEDSKYITVKSPIIGTFYRKPAPDKEPFAEVGKTIKAGDVVCVIEAMKLFNEIESEISGKIVKVLVDDASPVEFDQPLFLVDPS; encoded by the coding sequence ATGGACATTAGAGAGATTCAAAACTTAATTAAATTCGTAGCTAAATCAGGTGCTACAGAAGTAAAATTAGAAATGGATGATTTTAAAATCACCATTAAAACAACAGAAACAGGTAATACTGAGACTACTTATATCCAACAAGTACCAGTAGCTTCTGCATTAACACAAGCTCCAGTAGCTCAACAAGCTGCTGCTCCAGCCGCTCCAGCTGCTGCTGCAACAGAAACTGCAACAAGTGAAGATTCTAAATACATCACTGTAAAATCTCCAATCATTGGAACATTCTATAGAAAACCAGCTCCAGACAAAGAACCATTTGCTGAAGTAGGAAAAACTATTAAAGCAGGAGATGTAGTATGTGTAATCGAAGCAATGAAATTATTCAACGAAATCGAATCTGAAATTTCTGGTAAAATCGTTAAAGTATTAGTTGACGATGCTTCTCCAGTAGAATTTGATCAACCATTATTCTTAGTTGATCCATCTTAA
- a CDS encoding beta-ketoacyl-ACP synthase III: protein MTKIHAAITAIGCYLPETKLTNTDLETMVDTNDEWITSRTGIKERRILKEPGEGASYMAIKAAEDLLRKSGTDPKDIDCIILSTATPDMPVASTGVYVATKIGATNAFSFDLQAACSSFLYGMSVASAYIESGRYKKVLLIGSDKMSSIIDYTDRATCIIFGDAAGAVLFEPNSEGYGVQDEYLRSDGIGREFLKIEAGGSILPASAETVANKQHYVFQDGKTVFKYAVSNMADVSEKVMQRNNLSHEDVTWLAAHQANKRIIDATAHRMGLDDSKVLMNIERYGNTTSATLPLLLCDYEKQLKKGDNIIFATFGGGFTWGAMYLKWSYTAK from the coding sequence ATGACAAAAATACACGCAGCCATTACAGCGATCGGATGCTACTTACCAGAGACTAAGTTAACCAATACGGACTTAGAGACTATGGTAGATACAAACGACGAATGGATAACTAGCCGTACAGGAATTAAAGAAAGAAGAATTCTTAAAGAACCTGGTGAAGGAGCTTCTTATATGGCTATTAAAGCCGCAGAAGATTTATTACGCAAATCAGGCACAGATCCTAAAGATATAGATTGTATAATCTTATCAACAGCGACACCTGATATGCCTGTAGCTTCTACAGGAGTTTATGTTGCAACAAAAATTGGAGCAACGAATGCATTTTCATTTGATTTACAAGCAGCTTGTTCTAGCTTTTTATATGGTATGTCAGTAGCTTCTGCATATATCGAATCAGGTAGATATAAAAAAGTATTGTTGATCGGATCAGATAAGATGTCATCAATCATCGATTATACAGATCGTGCAACTTGTATTATCTTCGGAGATGCTGCTGGAGCAGTATTATTCGAGCCTAACTCAGAAGGTTATGGAGTACAAGATGAATACTTAAGAAGCGACGGTATTGGCCGTGAGTTCTTAAAAATCGAAGCAGGAGGATCTATCTTACCTGCAAGTGCAGAAACTGTTGCAAACAAACAACACTATGTATTCCAAGATGGAAAAACAGTATTTAAATATGCTGTATCAAACATGGCTGATGTAAGTGAAAAAGTAATGCAACGAAACAATCTTTCTCATGAAGATGTGACTTGGTTAGCTGCACACCAAGCGAACAAACGAATCATTGATGCCACAGCTCACAGAATGGGCTTAGATGACTCAAAGGTATTAATGAATATCGAAAGATACGGAAATACAACGTCTGCCACTTTACCATTACTACTTTGCGATTACGAAAAACAACTTAAAAAGGGTGATAATATTATTTTTGCTACTTTTGGAGGTGGATTCACGTGGGGTGCAATGTACTTAAAGTGGTCGTACACAGCGAAATAA
- the rpmF gene encoding 50S ribosomal protein L32, which produces MAHPKRKTSKTRRDKRRTHYKAVAPTIATCPVTGEAHLYHRAYWHEGKMYYRGQVVIDKTAEVEA; this is translated from the coding sequence ATGGCACATCCTAAGAGAAAAACCTCGAAAACAAGAAGAGATAAGAGAAGAACTCACTACAAAGCTGTAGCTCCAACAATCGCTACATGTCCTGTAACAGGAGAAGCTCACTTATATCACAGAGCTTACTGGCATGAAGGAAAAATGTACTACAGAGGGCAAGTTGTAATCGACAAAACAGCTGAAGTAGAGGCATAA
- a CDS encoding YceD family protein, which produces MNIEKDFLIPFTGLKNGKHSFDFKVDDSFFENYNYSDFNHITADINVLLDKKINLFELHFTSKGFANVPCDVTNQDFDLPIDSEIDLVVKFGEAFNNDHDEILIIPYTEHHINVAQYIYEMIALAIPQKRVHPGVKDGTLDSAALDYLGYVNEDEDDEFDSLFDDEDDEIFDLIDDLEDDDVEEEEENTNKDIDPRWAELKKLLTDK; this is translated from the coding sequence ATGAATATTGAAAAAGACTTTTTAATTCCTTTCACAGGATTAAAAAACGGGAAGCATTCGTTTGATTTTAAGGTAGATGACAGTTTTTTCGAGAACTATAACTACAGTGATTTCAATCATATAACTGCTGACATAAACGTTCTTTTAGACAAGAAAATCAACTTATTTGAGTTGCATTTCACGAGTAAAGGTTTTGCAAACGTACCTTGTGATGTGACAAATCAAGATTTTGATCTACCAATAGATAGTGAAATTGACTTGGTAGTTAAATTTGGAGAAGCATTTAATAATGATCACGATGAGATATTAATTATCCCATATACAGAACATCATATAAATGTAGCTCAGTATATATATGAAATGATAGCTCTAGCTATACCTCAAAAAAGGGTTCACCCTGGGGTAAAAGACGGAACACTAGATTCTGCAGCACTTGACTATCTAGGTTATGTTAATGAAGACGAAGATGATGAGTTCGACAGTCTATTCGATGATGAAGACGATGAAATCTTCGATTTAATAGACGACCTAGAAGATGATGATGTAGAAGAGGAAGAAGAAAATACGAATAAAGATATTGACCCTAGATGGGCAGAATTAAAGAAACTATTAACGGATAAATAA
- the pdxA gene encoding 4-hydroxythreonine-4-phosphate dehydrogenase PdxA: MSHKEEIIKVGISIGDLNGIGSEVILKCFEDSRMLEICTPVIFGNSKPLSYIKKTIDNNTAIQGIDSLSQIVPNRLNVLNLWKENVNISFGKNDPIVGKYAIKSFVAATEALKNGEIDVLVTAPINKYNSVDEEFKYPGHTDYLNEQLEGQALMLLVSEDLKIGLLTDHLPIQDVAKAITPELIEQKVKTINDTLIQDFNIFKPRIAILGLNPHAGDGGVIGNEELTIIKPTVEKLNEEGILISGPFPADGFFGSGTHKHFDAVIACYHDQGLAPFKAISFGHGVNYTAGLDKIRTSPDHGTAYEIAGKGIADETSFKEALYLAIDIYNNRTRNIEAAANPLQPQEKDFSTKKFDN; this comes from the coding sequence ATGAGCCACAAAGAAGAAATTATAAAAGTAGGTATCTCTATCGGGGACCTAAATGGGATAGGCAGTGAAGTTATACTCAAATGTTTCGAAGACAGTAGAATGCTAGAAATCTGCACTCCTGTTATATTCGGAAATTCAAAGCCACTATCATATATAAAAAAAACGATTGATAATAATACAGCGATACAAGGAATAGATAGTTTAAGTCAAATCGTTCCAAATAGATTAAACGTATTAAACCTATGGAAGGAAAACGTTAATATTTCATTTGGTAAAAACGACCCTATCGTTGGAAAATATGCTATAAAATCATTTGTTGCAGCAACAGAAGCTTTAAAAAACGGAGAGATAGACGTATTAGTAACTGCTCCTATCAATAAATATAATAGCGTAGACGAAGAGTTTAAATACCCTGGACACACTGATTATCTAAACGAGCAATTAGAAGGACAGGCTCTTATGCTTCTAGTAAGTGAGGATCTAAAAATAGGATTATTAACAGATCACTTACCTATACAAGATGTAGCTAAGGCAATCACACCAGAGCTAATCGAACAAAAGGTAAAAACGATAAACGATACGTTAATTCAAGATTTCAATATATTCAAACCACGTATTGCTATCTTAGGATTAAACCCACATGCTGGTGACGGCGGTGTTATAGGAAATGAGGAATTAACAATCATAAAACCGACAGTAGAAAAACTTAATGAAGAAGGCATTCTAATTTCAGGTCCGTTTCCTGCTGATGGTTTTTTCGGATCAGGAACACACAAACACTTTGATGCGGTGATAGCATGCTACCACGATCAAGGTTTAGCCCCTTTCAAAGCGATTTCTTTTGGTCATGGTGTGAACTATACTGCTGGACTAGACAAGATTAGAACATCTCCAGACCACGGAACTGCTTATGAAATAGCTGGAAAAGGCATTGCAGATGAGACTTCATTCAAAGAAGCACTATATCTAGCTATTGATATTTATAACAATAGAACTAGAAATATAGAGGCAGCTGCAAACCCATTACAGCCTCAAGAAAAAGATTTTAGCACAAAAAAATTTGATAACTAG
- a CDS encoding riboflavin synthase, with protein MFTGIVENIGNIKRIEKEQENLHITVESAFASELQIDQSVLHNGICLTVVALADGEYTVTAIKETIDVTSIGQWRVGQELNLERAMLMNGRLDGHIVQGHVDHIATCVSIEEVGGSTYFGFEYKTTSQHVTIEKGSITIDGTSLTVVDSGINTFKVAIIPYTLEHTIFKHYQVGTVVNLEFDVVGKYVAKLVQLRSL; from the coding sequence ATGTTTACAGGAATAGTTGAAAACATCGGAAATATCAAAAGAATAGAGAAAGAGCAAGAAAACTTACATATCACTGTAGAATCTGCATTCGCTAGTGAATTGCAGATTGATCAGAGTGTTCTACATAATGGTATCTGTCTGACGGTAGTAGCACTAGCTGATGGTGAGTATACAGTGACTGCTATTAAAGAAACGATAGATGTGACGAGTATAGGTCAGTGGAGAGTAGGGCAAGAGCTTAACTTAGAACGTGCTATGCTGATGAATGGTCGTTTAGACGGGCATATCGTTCAAGGGCATGTAGACCATATCGCTACTTGTGTCAGTATAGAAGAAGTAGGAGGTAGTACATATTTTGGGTTTGAGTACAAAACTACATCACAGCATGTGACGATAGAGAAAGGATCTATTACAATAGACGGTACAAGTCTAACAGTTGTAGATTCTGGTATCAATACTTTTAAAGTTGCGATTATTCCATACACATTAGAGCATACTATATTTAAGCATTATCAAGTGGGAACGGTAGTTAACCTTGAGTTTGATGTAGTGGGTAAGTATGTTGCTAAGTTGGTGCAATTGAGAAGTTTGTAG
- a CDS encoding RNA polymerase sigma factor produces MKFNSQNSNFAAMTDEELVQFIVHSSNTNLFGILYDRYAQKVYAKCIGFAESRDVAEDLTQDIFVKLYLNLKNFRGDSKFSTWLYSFAYNHCVNYSRLVLKKKRNEETLDDENQYALSVEDEISDEEIFSLSVDRLQESLVRLDPEDKIVLLMKYQDDKSIKEISTLLDLGESAVKMRLHRAKKKIVEIYNSL; encoded by the coding sequence ATGAAGTTTAATTCGCAAAATAGTAATTTTGCTGCCATGACGGATGAAGAGTTAGTACAATTCATTGTTCATAGTAGTAATACTAACTTGTTTGGGATACTTTATGATCGGTACGCACAGAAGGTATATGCGAAGTGTATTGGTTTTGCAGAGTCTAGAGATGTAGCAGAAGACCTTACACAAGATATTTTTGTGAAGTTGTATTTAAACCTGAAGAACTTTAGAGGTGATTCTAAATTTTCTACGTGGTTGTATTCTTTTGCGTATAATCATTGTGTTAATTATTCCAGGTTAGTTCTTAAGAAGAAGAGAAATGAAGAAACATTGGATGATGAGAATCAATACGCATTATCTGTAGAAGACGAGATTTCGGATGAGGAGATATTCTCATTGAGTGTCGATAGGTTACAAGAGTCATTAGTAAGGTTGGATCCGGAGGACAAGATTGTTTTGTTGATGAAATATCAGGATGACAAGTCTATTAAGGAGATTTCCACCCTGTTGGATTTAGGAGAGAGTGCGGTGAAAATGAGACTCCACAGGGCTAAGAAAAAAATTGTTGAAATTTATAACTCGTTGTAA
- a CDS encoding mechanosensitive ion channel family protein — protein sequence MMERYNFEYPSQMINSVMSSLLQGLIGFVFLVGYILISWLIIKVCSYVLKKLFKVIRLEKIQNLLSENDFLNKVNIKISVSDILIFFVKVFLIFLMVVVGAELFGLAIVSREIGNLMLYIPKVFVALLIFVGGLYFATWVKKAIVEVLKAVDFSGARMIGNILFYLILVFVFITTLNQMGINTDIITNNISIIVGAILLTVALSLGLGAKDVVTRLLFSFYARKNLELGQLVRIDGLEGYVISIDNIYLCLLVEGKKHYLPIAKVSESHIEIIK from the coding sequence ATGATGGAACGTTATAACTTTGAGTATCCTAGTCAAATGATTAACTCTGTAATGAGCTCGTTATTACAAGGATTGATAGGATTTGTTTTTTTAGTAGGCTATATTTTAATTTCTTGGTTAATAATTAAGGTATGTTCTTATGTCTTAAAGAAGCTGTTTAAGGTTATTCGCTTAGAGAAAATACAAAATCTATTAAGCGAAAATGACTTTTTGAATAAGGTGAATATTAAGATCAGTGTGTCTGATATCTTAATATTCTTTGTAAAGGTGTTTTTAATCTTCTTAATGGTAGTAGTAGGAGCTGAGTTATTTGGTCTAGCTATTGTCTCTCGTGAGATTGGAAACCTGATGTTGTATATTCCTAAAGTGTTTGTAGCACTACTGATCTTCGTAGGAGGATTGTATTTTGCTACATGGGTAAAGAAAGCTATTGTGGAAGTGTTAAAGGCTGTTGACTTCAGTGGAGCACGTATGATAGGTAATATCTTATTCTATCTAATCTTGGTTTTTGTGTTTATTACTACATTGAATCAGATGGGTATAAACACAGATATTATTACTAATAATATCTCTATTATCGTAGGGGCTATCCTATTGACTGTAGCTTTATCATTAGGATTAGGGGCTAAAGATGTTGTGACTAGATTATTGTTCTCTTTTTACGCTCGTAAGAATCTAGAGTTAGGACAGCTAGTGCGTATCGATGGTTTAGAAGGATATGTGATTTCTATTGATAATATTTATTTATGTCTGTTAGTAGAAGGAAAGAAACACTATCTACCGATAGCTAAAGTATCAGAAAGTCATATCGAGATAATAAAATAA